A region of the Serinicoccus profundi genome:
GATGCTGGAGCGACCCTTGCGGCGGCGCGCGTTGAGGATGGCGCGGCCCGCACGGGTGCGCATCCGCAGGCGGAAGCCGTGCTTCTTGGCGCGACGGCGGTTGTTGGGCTGGAAGGTGCGCTTGCTCATCACTCACTCCGGTCTGGTGCTCTACGGTCTGGTCGACGG
Encoded here:
- the rpmH gene encoding 50S ribosomal protein L34, which translates into the protein MSKRTFQPNNRRRAKKHGFRLRMRTRAGRAILNARRRKGRSSISA